A DNA window from Pseudomonas sp. B21-056 contains the following coding sequences:
- a CDS encoding phage virion morphogenesis protein, which yields MFTVELDHQRLQDALRKVEWAVGELAPLMRGIAAELLSQTEENFENEGRPDWADLSDTTTERRAKSGNWPGQMLQISAAGLAASVTSLATDSSALVGSNKPYAAMMHFGGEKSDFPHLWGDIPGRPFLPMDVEGVIQPEVEEAILELALMHLERAART from the coding sequence ATGTTCACCGTTGAGTTGGATCACCAGCGCCTGCAGGACGCGTTGCGCAAAGTCGAATGGGCCGTCGGCGAACTGGCGCCGTTGATGCGCGGCATTGCCGCCGAGCTGCTCAGCCAAACAGAGGAAAACTTTGAGAACGAGGGGCGGCCAGACTGGGCCGACCTGTCGGACACAACTACCGAGCGCCGGGCGAAAAGCGGCAACTGGCCCGGCCAGATGTTGCAAATCAGCGCCGCCGGGTTGGCGGCCTCGGTCACCAGCCTCGCAACCGACAGCTCAGCGCTGGTCGGCAGCAACAAACCCTACGCGGCGATGATGCACTTCGGTGGGGAGAAATCCGACTTCCCTCACCTGTGGGGTGATATTCCGGGGCGGCCATTCTTGCCTATGGACGTAGAAGGTGTGATCCAGCCCGAAGTAGAGGAAGCGATCCTTGAGCTGGCTCTCATGCATCTAGAACGAGCGGCCCGTACCTAG
- a CDS encoding phage protease produces MKPLHIFKPGTHTAMSGASFEFSESDLAATVAAYDPALHEAPMVIGHPKHDAPAAGWIKSLTATAQGLIAEPQQVDAAFAEQVAKGSYKKISASFYHPDAANNPAPGVYYLRHVGFLGAQPPAVKGLRPIELADGEEGVIEFGDYGHELNSDMWRRFREWLIGKFDKETADQVSPSWAIDSLAEIARQPEQTQQTAFAEPTRAAEEPVVNEQEKAALEAENKRLKADIAKRDKAARESAQEKIHAANVEYAEQLVAVGMKPVHAPVVIAALDYADSSETPLEFGEEDAREPLSDGLKAIFSDLAGGVSFAEVATKSRAGKAVNESTNPLLADAEARAQR; encoded by the coding sequence ATGAAACCACTGCACATCTTCAAACCCGGCACGCACACCGCCATGAGCGGCGCCAGCTTCGAATTCAGCGAATCCGACCTGGCCGCAACCGTAGCCGCGTATGACCCGGCGCTGCACGAAGCCCCGATGGTCATCGGCCACCCCAAGCACGACGCGCCGGCCGCCGGTTGGATCAAGTCACTGACTGCCACCGCCCAAGGCCTGATCGCCGAGCCGCAGCAGGTCGACGCCGCCTTCGCCGAGCAGGTGGCCAAGGGCAGCTACAAAAAAATCTCCGCCTCCTTCTACCACCCCGACGCCGCCAACAACCCGGCGCCCGGCGTGTATTACCTGCGCCACGTCGGCTTTCTCGGCGCCCAACCGCCGGCCGTGAAGGGCCTGCGCCCCATTGAACTGGCCGACGGCGAGGAAGGCGTTATCGAGTTCGGCGATTACGGCCACGAACTCAACTCCGACATGTGGCGCCGTTTCCGCGAATGGCTGATCGGCAAATTCGACAAAGAAACAGCCGACCAGGTGTCCCCATCGTGGGCCATCGACAGCCTCGCCGAAATCGCCCGGCAACCCGAGCAAACCCAACAAACCGCTTTCGCTGAACCCACCCGCGCCGCCGAGGAACCCGTCGTGAACGAGCAAGAAAAAGCCGCCCTGGAGGCGGAGAACAAACGCCTGAAAGCTGACATCGCCAAGCGTGACAAGGCCGCCCGCGAATCGGCCCAGGAAAAGATCCACGCCGCGAATGTCGAGTACGCCGAACAACTGGTCGCGGTGGGCATGAAGCCGGTTCACGCCCCGGTTGTGATTGCCGCCCTGGACTACGCCGACTCCAGCGAAACCCCGTTGGAGTTCGGCGAAGAGGACGCCCGCGAGCCGTTGAGCGACGGCCTGAAGGCGATCTTTAGCGACCTGGCCGGCGGCGTGAGCTTCGCCGAGGTGGCTACCAAGTCCCGGGCCGGCAAGGCCGTCAACGAATCCACCAACCCCCTGCTGGCTGACGCTGAAGCCCGCGCCCAACGATAG
- a CDS encoding head decoration protein: MATFNQPKDLGDLLLVEVSPGWTKEKATLLAGTDYPLGQVLAKVSGKYQVLDPAGADGAEKAAAVLGEPVDATAGDKPGVVIARGAVVALAELAWPAGITEPQKTTALDELNALGIVARAAL, from the coding sequence ATGGCCACGTTTAACCAGCCCAAAGACTTGGGCGATTTGCTGCTGGTCGAGGTCAGCCCCGGCTGGACCAAGGAAAAAGCAACGCTGCTGGCCGGAACTGACTACCCGCTCGGGCAAGTGCTGGCCAAGGTGTCCGGCAAGTATCAGGTGCTCGATCCAGCCGGCGCTGACGGGGCCGAAAAGGCGGCGGCCGTGCTGGGCGAACCCGTTGACGCAACAGCGGGCGATAAGCCCGGCGTAGTCATCGCACGCGGCGCCGTTGTAGCGCTTGCCGAACTCGCATGGCCGGCCGGGATCACCGAGCCCCAAAAAACCACCGCCCTGGACGAACTCAATGCCCTTGGCATCGTCGCCCGTGCGGCCCTCTGA
- a CDS encoding major capsid protein, with protein MNLQDMFSVANLTAAVNKLPAIPGKVGAMGLFEEKGVTSTSVVIDEREGRLVLVPNTSRNDDPAPVKGGKRKRRSFETLHLPVSRPILPSQLQGIAAFGQESTTAPVAAVINDNLQELKNSVEATREFQRVGALRGKLLDADGSVLFDLFDEFNVEQKKITVALGNAGTNVRKACLDAKRYAESKLGGVMVTGFRSFCGPDWFDAFTDHAKVKDAFAHYQEAQDRIGGDMRSGFTFGGIEFIEYDVTVSGQRFIPADIAQVFPMARGVFRMFNAPANYNETVNTLGQPFYSKAEERKMGKGWDLEAQANPLAMCLFPEALVEMKAG; from the coding sequence ATGAATCTGCAAGATATGTTCAGCGTCGCCAACCTCACCGCCGCCGTTAACAAACTCCCGGCGATCCCCGGCAAAGTCGGCGCCATGGGCTTGTTCGAAGAAAAAGGCGTGACCAGCACCAGCGTTGTCATCGACGAACGCGAGGGCCGCCTGGTGCTGGTGCCCAACACTTCGCGCAATGACGACCCCGCACCCGTCAAAGGCGGCAAGCGCAAGCGCCGCAGCTTCGAAACCCTGCACCTCCCGGTAAGCCGGCCGATCCTGCCGAGCCAGTTGCAGGGCATTGCCGCGTTCGGCCAGGAAAGCACCACCGCGCCGGTAGCCGCCGTGATCAACGACAACCTGCAGGAGCTGAAAAACAGCGTCGAAGCCACCCGCGAATTTCAACGGGTCGGCGCATTGCGGGGCAAGCTGCTGGACGCGGACGGCTCGGTGCTGTTCGACCTGTTTGACGAGTTTAACGTTGAGCAAAAGAAAATCACGGTGGCGCTCGGCAACGCCGGGACCAACGTGCGCAAGGCCTGCCTGGATGCAAAGCGCTACGCCGAGTCCAAACTGGGCGGCGTGATGGTCACCGGGTTCCGCTCTTTTTGCGGGCCGGACTGGTTCGACGCCTTCACCGATCACGCGAAGGTCAAGGACGCTTTTGCGCACTACCAGGAAGCCCAAGACCGTATCGGCGGCGATATGCGTTCCGGCTTCACCTTCGGCGGCATCGAATTCATCGAGTACGACGTTACCGTCAGCGGCCAACGTTTCATTCCGGCCGACATCGCTCAAGTGTTCCCGATGGCCCGTGGCGTGTTCCGTATGTTCAACGCCCCGGCCAACTACAACGAAACGGTCAACACGTTAGGGCAGCCGTTCTACAGCAAGGCCGAGGAACGCAAGATGGGCAAAGGCTGGGACCTGGAAGCCCAGGCAAACCCGTTGGCCATGTGCCTGTTCCCAGAAGCCCTGGTCGAGATGAAGGCAGGCTGA
- a CDS encoding gp436 family protein, producing the protein MRYCTRADIGNAIPEMTLIQLSNDDPAAMSPNENVIEDGVRQAEELVDGYLRGRYNLPLDPVPTVLRDAVVYLARHWLYQRRPEGALPDAVKDSRKDTVKLLESIRDGVVTLGMPSGHAAPEPGEIRVRARRQQFGRDLWERY; encoded by the coding sequence ATGCGCTACTGCACCCGCGCCGACATCGGTAACGCCATCCCGGAGATGACACTAATTCAGCTCTCCAACGATGATCCGGCCGCCATGTCACCCAACGAGAACGTGATCGAGGACGGCGTGCGGCAGGCGGAAGAGCTGGTGGATGGCTACCTTCGGGGCCGCTACAACCTACCGCTCGATCCGGTGCCGACCGTTTTGCGAGATGCGGTGGTCTACCTGGCACGGCATTGGTTGTACCAGCGTCGCCCCGAGGGCGCGTTGCCCGACGCGGTGAAGGACAGCCGCAAGGACACTGTCAAGCTGTTGGAGAGCATTCGCGACGGCGTTGTCACCTTGGGCATGCCCTCGGGCCACGCCGCGCCGGAACCGGGCGAGATTCGCGTTCGTGCACGCCGCCAGCAGTTCGGCCGCGATCTTTGGGAGCGGTATTGA
- a CDS encoding Gp37 family protein, whose amino-acid sequence MIPPKTQTEQLLDAIRNRLQEHFGNGLTVELFPENPAGYRLNHPRGAILLAYGKSTFGGSEAGDSMFQARNIVLRLTLVFRQLNGKDGVISYLDQIRACLTGWFAPHCDQACRPVAEQFIGQVAGLWQYGQDYAIRATQLQTMAPAGGPPLSQTRFEDNS is encoded by the coding sequence ATGATTCCACCCAAAACCCAAACCGAGCAGCTGCTCGATGCAATCCGTAACCGCCTGCAGGAGCACTTCGGCAACGGGCTGACGGTCGAGCTGTTCCCCGAGAACCCGGCGGGATATCGCCTGAATCACCCACGTGGGGCGATCTTGCTGGCTTACGGGAAATCGACCTTCGGCGGCTCCGAGGCCGGCGACTCGATGTTCCAGGCACGCAACATTGTCCTCCGATTGACCCTGGTGTTTCGCCAGCTCAACGGCAAGGACGGCGTGATCAGCTACCTCGACCAGATCCGCGCCTGCCTGACGGGATGGTTCGCGCCGCACTGTGATCAGGCCTGTCGGCCCGTAGCCGAGCAGTTTATTGGCCAGGTAGCCGGCCTTTGGCAATACGGCCAGGACTACGCCATTCGCGCCACTCAATTGCAGACCATGGCGCCCGCCGGCGGGCCTCCGCTTTCTCAAACTCGTTTCGAGGACAACTCATGA
- a CDS encoding phage tail sheath subtilisin-like domain-containing protein, with protein MAANYLHGIETIEVERGPRAIQVVKSAVIALVGTAPIGPVNELTLSQNDADAAQFGSHLTGFSIPEALEGIYDFGAGTVLVVNVLDPAIHRTNVAGQVKQFGDNDLLQLEHGALQSLQLKAVEGVDAYVPDVDYTVTLLTGRVKRLATGSIPANAQVSADYTYADPSKVTPAEIIGGVTIAGRRTGLKAFQDSYNLLGFFPKIFTAPGFSTLNSVSVELIASAEQVSGVAYIDAPIGTTVQQVIAGRGPAGAINFNTSSDRVRLCYPHVKVYDATTNGERLQPLSIRAAGLRAKVDNDSGYWWSSSNQELMGVIGLERPLTARVDDPNSEVNLLNENGITTVFNSFGTGLRLWGNRTAAWPTVTHMRNFENVRRTKDVADESIRYSALQFVDMPVSESLLTSITESVNLYFRKLIGDGALLGGECWYDPARNPQTELELGHVLFNYKLGVPVPFERGTFETEITGEYLVNLGAA; from the coding sequence ATGGCAGCTAATTATTTGCACGGGATTGAAACAATCGAAGTCGAACGCGGCCCTCGGGCTATTCAAGTGGTCAAGTCGGCAGTTATCGCCCTGGTCGGCACGGCGCCTATTGGCCCGGTCAACGAACTGACTTTGTCGCAGAACGATGCCGACGCCGCCCAGTTCGGTTCCCATCTCACCGGCTTCAGCATTCCGGAAGCCTTGGAGGGCATCTACGACTTCGGCGCCGGCACGGTGCTGGTGGTCAACGTGCTCGATCCGGCTATTCACCGCACCAACGTGGCCGGCCAGGTGAAACAGTTCGGGGACAACGACCTGCTGCAGTTGGAACACGGCGCCCTGCAATCGCTGCAATTGAAGGCGGTTGAGGGAGTTGATGCGTATGTCCCGGACGTGGACTACACGGTGACCCTGCTCACCGGACGGGTGAAGCGCTTGGCTACAGGAAGTATCCCCGCCAACGCCCAAGTGTCAGCAGACTATACCTACGCGGACCCAAGCAAGGTCACGCCCGCAGAGATCATTGGTGGCGTCACCATCGCCGGCCGACGTACTGGCCTGAAGGCGTTCCAGGACAGCTACAACCTGCTGGGCTTCTTCCCGAAGATCTTCACCGCGCCGGGGTTCAGTACGTTGAATTCGGTGAGCGTCGAGTTGATCGCCTCGGCCGAACAAGTCAGCGGCGTGGCTTACATCGACGCCCCAATCGGCACCACCGTTCAACAAGTCATCGCCGGGCGCGGCCCGGCCGGCGCTATCAACTTCAACACCAGCAGTGATCGTGTCCGCCTGTGCTACCCACACGTTAAGGTCTATGACGCCACGACCAACGGCGAGCGCCTGCAACCGCTTTCGATCCGGGCCGCCGGCCTGAGGGCCAAAGTCGATAACGACAGCGGGTATTGGTGGAGCAGTTCCAACCAGGAGCTGATGGGCGTGATTGGCCTGGAGCGCCCATTGACGGCGCGGGTCGACGACCCGAACAGCGAGGTCAACCTGCTCAACGAAAACGGCATCACCACGGTGTTCAATTCGTTCGGCACCGGCCTGCGGCTTTGGGGCAACCGCACGGCGGCGTGGCCGACCGTGACCCATATGCGCAACTTCGAGAATGTTCGGCGTACGAAGGACGTCGCAGACGAGTCGATCCGCTATAGCGCGCTGCAGTTCGTGGACATGCCCGTCAGCGAGTCGTTGCTTACCAGTATCACCGAAAGCGTCAATTTGTATTTCCGCAAATTGATCGGCGACGGCGCGCTGCTCGGGGGCGAATGCTGGTACGACCCGGCCCGTAACCCGCAAACCGAGTTGGAGCTGGGGCACGTTCTGTTCAACTACAAACTGGGCGTTCCGGTGCCGTTTGAGCGCGGCACCTTCGAAACTGAAATCACCGGGGAATACCTGGTCAACTTGGGGGCCGCATAA
- a CDS encoding phage major tail tube protein, translated as MPGFSAHRISNANIYLDGTSFFGKSEEIDLGSIKTVMSDFQGLGMVGLIELPDGIDKLEGKITWNSLYFEAAKKLVTPFKSVQLQCRSNVQVFNSAGLVDEIPLVTTMTITGKEYQLGSHKPRDPTKYETPFSATYVRQILNGEEVVLLDYLANIFRVGGEDQLSKYRRNIGQA; from the coding sequence ATGCCAGGCTTTAGCGCACACCGCATTTCCAACGCCAATATCTACCTCGACGGCACCAGCTTCTTCGGCAAGTCCGAGGAGATCGACCTGGGCTCGATCAAGACAGTCATGAGCGACTTCCAGGGGCTCGGCATGGTCGGCTTGATCGAGTTGCCGGACGGCATCGACAAGCTGGAGGGGAAAATTACCTGGAACAGCCTGTATTTCGAAGCGGCCAAGAAGCTGGTCACGCCGTTCAAAAGCGTGCAGTTGCAGTGCCGCTCCAACGTGCAGGTATTCAACAGCGCGGGGTTGGTTGACGAGATCCCGTTGGTCACGACCATGACCATTACGGGCAAAGAGTACCAACTAGGCAGCCACAAGCCCCGAGACCCGACCAAATACGAGACGCCATTCTCCGCCACTTATGTTCGTCAGATCCTCAACGGTGAGGAGGTGGTGTTGCTGGATTACCTGGCCAATATCTTCCGCGTGGGCGGCGAGGATCAGTTGTCCAAATACAGGCGGAATATCGGGCAGGCATAA
- a CDS encoding phage tail assembly protein: MADALSFTLNFPFKSASGELISKLPIKRLKRKDISAAQGAVKGDEGAMEDMLVAKMLGITLEDLGEFDIADSKLATEVLREMANGGDIAALLGRGAAAGIEAATV; this comes from the coding sequence ATGGCCGACGCCCTCAGTTTTACCCTCAATTTTCCCTTCAAAAGTGCCAGCGGCGAGTTGATCTCGAAGCTGCCTATCAAACGCCTGAAACGAAAAGACATCAGCGCCGCGCAGGGCGCCGTCAAAGGCGACGAAGGCGCCATGGAAGACATGCTCGTGGCAAAAATGTTGGGCATCACGCTGGAGGACCTCGGGGAGTTCGATATCGCGGATTCGAAACTAGCCACCGAGGTGTTGCGGGAAATGGCTAACGGGGGAGACATTGCTGCGCTCTTGGGACGAGGCGCTGCTGCTGGTATTGAGGCTGCAACCGTCTGA
- a CDS encoding phage tail tape measure protein codes for MANEVLVGLKIGAVVSGSLNAAFGSAKSTVQQLGRATDGLTAKQKQMGAELAASLARGGSGIERMRRQYDQVGRTIEQLKGKQERLNTSIARGEALKSKRGELRSQAMETAGTAAVLGAPVVQSMRTAIDFQDQTRDIAITGGFDEAEETRLSNVMRGAALRWNQTQTDVANGTAVLIAGGISSAKELAAYAPVMAKAATATRASMDDLGSVAIALNDNLGIGAAGLERSMNMLAFAGKSGQFELADMAKWLPQLTPQFAALGITGERAVAEIGASLQIARRGAGSNDEAANNFKNFLSKLTAPETLKAFEKAGIDLKGSMKNLVSQGLSPAESMIKILTKHLGTKAPAAAAEYGKALEIKDDQERQIALSRLDEAYKLGELFADQQVLSFIRPALANQKDLNNIQSGSKNAADKGVLDEDWAKRMGSSKEQLKALRINLSDIGISVGNALLPALVDVSKAVVPLMQSFAAWAGENPAIIKGVVGLVGGLLLGKLAFIGVAYGANLVLSPITAMSTTITTLSAKWTLLRAMWQAGRFAPLVSGLGKGARAMRAVGNAASWLGRAAFNDLRSGMQAAGRGAAWLARGGMMLGRVLGGQLLMGLRLVGQAVLWIGRALMMNPIGLIITGIAVAAYLIYRYWEPIKGFFAGLWTEVKAGFSGGLSGIAGLIVNFSPAGLFYRAFAGVMSYFGIELPGKFSEFGGMIISGLVNGISNALVSAKDTVVGVGTSIKGWFTETLGIQSPSRVFMGYGANISEGAAIGIASQADLVRKAALGMAAQSAVNMAPPNPADVSRASMLSGASGAGPGGAPGAGGVQFHFSPQITVPGGAGVQEQVAQSLQAGYADFVRFMERYQHDKKRRSYGPADGGLA; via the coding sequence ATGGCTAACGAAGTTCTGGTCGGATTGAAAATTGGCGCCGTCGTCTCGGGCAGCCTGAACGCGGCCTTCGGTTCCGCCAAGTCCACCGTTCAGCAGCTAGGGCGCGCCACGGATGGGCTCACCGCCAAGCAAAAGCAGATGGGCGCCGAACTGGCGGCATCCCTGGCGCGCGGCGGTAGCGGCATCGAACGGATGCGCCGTCAGTATGACCAGGTCGGCCGAACGATCGAACAGCTCAAGGGCAAACAGGAACGCCTCAACACCAGCATTGCCCGAGGCGAAGCCCTGAAATCCAAACGCGGCGAGCTGCGTAGCCAGGCTATGGAGACTGCCGGTACGGCCGCCGTCCTCGGCGCGCCTGTGGTTCAGTCGATGCGCACTGCTATCGACTTTCAGGACCAGACTCGGGACATTGCCATCACCGGAGGCTTCGACGAGGCGGAGGAAACACGCCTCAGTAACGTGATGCGGGGCGCGGCGCTGCGGTGGAACCAGACGCAAACCGACGTGGCAAACGGCACCGCAGTGTTAATCGCCGGCGGGATCTCAAGCGCAAAAGAGCTGGCGGCATACGCGCCCGTTATGGCCAAGGCGGCTACCGCAACCCGCGCAAGCATGGACGATCTCGGATCGGTGGCCATCGCCCTCAATGACAACCTGGGCATCGGTGCCGCCGGCCTGGAGCGCTCCATGAATATGCTGGCGTTTGCCGGCAAAAGCGGCCAGTTCGAATTGGCGGACATGGCTAAATGGCTGCCACAACTCACCCCTCAATTCGCCGCGCTGGGCATCACAGGGGAACGCGCCGTCGCGGAAATTGGGGCATCGCTTCAAATCGCCCGCCGGGGGGCCGGCAGCAACGACGAGGCCGCCAACAACTTCAAAAACTTCCTTTCCAAGCTTACCGCGCCTGAAACACTGAAAGCATTTGAGAAGGCCGGCATCGATCTTAAAGGCAGTATGAAGAATCTGGTCAGTCAGGGATTATCGCCCGCTGAGTCGATGATAAAAATCCTGACAAAACACTTGGGCACCAAAGCGCCGGCTGCTGCCGCTGAATATGGGAAGGCCCTTGAAATTAAGGATGACCAGGAACGCCAGATAGCTTTGTCTCGACTTGATGAGGCTTACAAACTCGGCGAGTTGTTCGCGGATCAACAGGTTCTGTCCTTCATTCGACCTGCGCTGGCCAATCAAAAAGACCTCAATAACATCCAGAGTGGCAGTAAGAACGCCGCCGATAAGGGCGTGCTCGATGAGGATTGGGCAAAGCGTATGGGCAGCTCCAAAGAGCAGCTCAAGGCACTACGAATCAATCTCTCTGATATTGGGATATCTGTAGGCAACGCGTTGTTGCCCGCTCTGGTGGACGTGAGCAAGGCCGTTGTTCCCCTGATGCAATCGTTCGCCGCCTGGGCCGGTGAAAACCCCGCGATCATCAAAGGCGTCGTCGGCCTGGTAGGCGGCCTGTTGCTGGGCAAACTGGCCTTCATCGGCGTCGCTTACGGGGCCAATCTGGTTCTATCGCCGATCACTGCAATGAGCACCACCATCACCACGCTCTCTGCCAAATGGACTCTATTGCGTGCCATGTGGCAGGCCGGCAGATTTGCCCCCCTTGTCAGTGGCCTCGGCAAAGGAGCCCGGGCGATGCGGGCCGTAGGCAACGCCGCGAGCTGGCTCGGCCGTGCGGCTTTCAATGACTTGCGCAGCGGCATGCAGGCCGCCGGGCGCGGCGCGGCATGGCTGGCCCGTGGCGGCATGATGTTGGGCAGAGTGCTCGGCGGGCAGCTGCTGATGGGGTTGCGCCTGGTCGGCCAAGCCGTGTTGTGGATTGGCCGCGCCCTGATGATGAACCCCATCGGGTTGATCATCACCGGCATCGCGGTAGCGGCTTACCTGATCTACCGCTATTGGGAGCCAATCAAGGGCTTCTTCGCGGGCCTATGGACTGAGGTCAAAGCGGGATTCAGCGGCGGGTTATCGGGCATCGCGGGTTTGATCGTCAACTTTTCCCCGGCCGGCCTTTTCTACAGGGCATTTGCCGGCGTGATGAGTTACTTCGGCATTGAGCTGCCGGGCAAATTCAGTGAGTTCGGCGGCATGATCATCAGCGGCCTGGTCAACGGCATCAGCAACGCGCTGGTCTCAGCAAAGGATACGGTTGTCGGCGTCGGGACCTCAATCAAGGGGTGGTTCACCGAAACGCTGGGCATCCAGTCGCCGAGCCGGGTTTTCATGGGTTATGGCGCGAATATCAGCGAAGGCGCGGCTATTGGAATCGCCTCCCAAGCTGACCTGGTGCGCAAAGCCGCGCTGGGCATGGCCGCCCAATCCGCCGTCAACATGGCGCCGCCGAACCCGGCCGACGTTTCCAGAGCGAGCATGCTCAGCGGCGCCTCGGGCGCGGGCCCCGGCGGCGCGCCCGGCGCGGGCGGCGTGCAGTTTCACTTTTCCCCGCAAATCACTGTCCCCGGCGGCGCAGGGGTGCAGGAGCAAGTTGCCCAGAGCCTGCAGGCCGGTTACGCCGACTTTGTGCGGTTCATGGAGCGCTACCAACACGACAAGAAACGCCGCAGCTACGGCCCAGCGGATGGGGGGCTAGCCTGA